Genomic DNA from Roseburia intestinalis L1-82:
TTGAAGGAATGATGTGCGGACACTGCCAGGCAACCGTTGAGAAGGCTTTAAAAGGAGTACCGGGTGTGTCTGAGGTAGTGGTGAGCTTAGAGGACAAAAATGCAGTTGTTACCGCAGAGAAATCAGTCAGTGCGGATGCATTAAAAGCAGCCGTTGTAGATGCAGGATATGAGGTAACTAACATTCAGTAAGGAATTGTTACGGGCACAGAAATTGTATTTTGCAGATCAAAAAAGATAAGCATAAAAGAGAAGGGGAGGCCGTGGTTACTCGGCTTCCCCTTCTTCTACGATCTGCTCTAACACGCGGATCAGATCCTGCATGTTATTAAGCTCTACATTTCGCTCGAGGATCAGATTTTTCAGATCCGTTGAAAGTGTCTCGAATTTGTCTTTGATTCCAGGTGCTACATAAGATGCCATATGGTCCTCCTTTTATTTCCGGCAGCAGATTTGCCTGCGGGACGTGTAATCTATTGTTTTTGTGTGGTTACCTGTTTATCATGTACAAAAATTTCAAAAAATATGCCGTAAAAAACACTTCTTGTAAAAATCGCCGTTATCCTTTAATATTAAAGAAGGCATATAGCCGTATTGGAACATTATAAATGAAAGAATGGAAACACCATGGATTATTACAGCAGTCAGATCAGTAAATTAATACAGGAATTATCGTCTCTTCCGGGAATCGGTGCAAAATCTGCACAGCGTCTGGCATTTCATATTTTGAATATGCCGGTGGAACAGGTCGAAGAACTTTCGTCTGCGATCGTGGATGCAAGGAAAAATGTCCGTTACTGTAAGGAATGTTTTACCCTGACAGATGATGAACTGTGTCCGATCTGTAAGGATGCCGGACGTAACCACAAGACGATTATGGTTGTGGAAGATACCAGAGATCTTGCAGCATATGAAAAAACCGGCAAATACGACGGGGTTTATCATGTCCTGCATGGGGCAATTTCTCCGATGCTTGGAATCGGACCTGCAGATATCAAGTTAAAAGAGCTGATGCAGCGCCTGCAAAAGGATGTTGACGAGGTGATCATTGCGACAAACTCAAGCCTTGAGGGAGAAACGACGGCGATGTATATCAGCAAACTGATCAAACCTACCGGGATCAAAGTGACAAGGATCGCAAGTGGTGTTCCGGTCGGCGGAGATTTAGAGTATATTGATGAGGTAACACTGCTCCGTGCCTTAGAAGGCAGAACGGAGATTTAATAAAAGGAATAGAAAGGAACATGACTAGACTATGACAAATCTGGAACTTGAAAAAACAGCGAACGAAGTCCGCAAAAGTATTGTAACTGCAGTACACAGCGCAAAAGCCGGACATCCGGGCGGATCACTCTCCGCAGCAGATATCTTTACTTATCTGTATTTTGAGGAGTTAAACATTGATCCGAAGAATCCTAAGATGGCAGACCGCGACCGTTTTGTGCTTTCAAAAGGCCACACGGCGCCGGGACTTTATGCAGTTCTGGCAGAACGTGGATTTTTCCCGAAGGAGGATCTTGTCACACTGCGTCATACAGGCTCTTACCTGCAGGGACATCCGGATATGAAACACATTCCGGGGATTGATATGTCATCCGGTTCTTTGGGACAGGGACTCTCCGCAGCAGCCGGAATGGCAGCAGCCGGAAAGTTTGACAAAAAAGATTACCGTGTCTATGCACTCTGCGGAGACGGTGAGATCCAGGAAGGCCAGATCTGGGAAGCTGCCATGTGGGCAGGATTCCGCAAACTGGACAATCTGGTTGTGATCGTTGACAATAATAACCTTCAGATCGATGGAACTGTTGATGAAGTATGTTCTCCTTACCCGATCGACAAAAAATTTGAGGCATTTAATTTCCATACGATCGATATCAATGGAAATGACTTTGATGAGATTCGTGCTGCATTTAAAGAGGCGCGTGAGACAAAGGGAATGCCGACTGCGATCATTGCAAAGACCGTAAAAGGAAAAGGTGTATCTTTTATGGAAAATGCCGTAGACTGGCATGGAAAAGCTCCAAATGATGCAGAGTATGAGATCGCAATGAAAGACCTTGAGAAAGTGGGGGAAGCATTATGTCAGAAATAAAAAAAATTGCAACAAGAGAAAGCTATGGAAATGCTCTGGTAGAAGTGGGAAAAGAGCATGAAGACCTGATCGTATTAGATGCGGATCTTGCAGGCGCAACAAAGACTGGAATTTTCAAAAAAGCGTTCCCGGAGCGCCACTGGGATGTCGGTATCGCAGAGGCAAATATGACCGGCATCGCAGCAGGACTTGCAACCTGTGGAAAAGTGCCGTTTATCAGCTCTTTTGCCATGTTTGCGGCAGGA
This window encodes:
- the recR gene encoding recombination mediator RecR — encoded protein: MDYYSSQISKLIQELSSLPGIGAKSAQRLAFHILNMPVEQVEELSSAIVDARKNVRYCKECFTLTDDELCPICKDAGRNHKTIMVVEDTRDLAAYEKTGKYDGVYHVLHGAISPMLGIGPADIKLKELMQRLQKDVDEVIIATNSSLEGETTAMYISKLIKPTGIKVTRIASGVPVGGDLEYIDEVTLLRALEGRTEI
- a CDS encoding transketolase; the protein is MTNLELEKTANEVRKSIVTAVHSAKAGHPGGSLSAADIFTYLYFEELNIDPKNPKMADRDRFVLSKGHTAPGLYAVLAERGFFPKEDLVTLRHTGSYLQGHPDMKHIPGIDMSSGSLGQGLSAAAGMAAAGKFDKKDYRVYALCGDGEIQEGQIWEAAMWAGFRKLDNLVVIVDNNNLQIDGTVDEVCSPYPIDKKFEAFNFHTIDINGNDFDEIRAAFKEARETKGMPTAIIAKTVKGKGVSFMENAVDWHGKAPNDAEYEIAMKDLEKVGEALCQK